The following proteins are co-located in the Halarcobacter sp. genome:
- a CDS encoding dihydrodipicolinate synthase family protein → MKTTSTDWLYTVMPAVFTWLKESESGVLEIDFDETRRQAEYVLKAQGKGGSRMGGLVASGTLGENSYLSNEQRLSLLKSLSEVAKENNVPLISGASAETKEEIAKIIAGLATVGVDTVMVMPPKTLEVPSDEDMYAYYALAATAAKEAGVTIMPYNNPDAAGYHAISTNTLIKLASLPEVAALKISTIDVSIIETLLLVNKDLKILAGVDTVTVYAGLAGACGGITGVGTIFPKASITMQEYVLKGEWDEALKVSQAMNSISYLDGQPLLMEYLKFAMGLHHNDVDGGLRTLGKKLTPEQIEDVRARYILAKERIEGLGLLD, encoded by the coding sequence ATGAAAACAACTAGTACAGATTGGCTTTATACAGTTATGCCAGCCGTGTTTACATGGCTAAAAGAGTCAGAATCAGGTGTCCTTGAAATAGACTTTGATGAAACACGAAGACAGGCTGAATATGTCTTAAAAGCTCAAGGAAAGGGCGGAAGTAGAATGGGGGGACTTGTCGCTTCTGGTACTTTAGGTGAGAATAGTTATTTAAGCAACGAACAGCGGCTTTCTTTACTTAAATCACTTTCTGAAGTTGCTAAGGAAAACAATGTTCCATTGATTAGTGGAGCTTCGGCAGAAACTAAAGAAGAAATTGCCAAAATCATTGCAGGACTAGCAACAGTTGGTGTGGATACTGTTATGGTTATGCCTCCAAAAACTTTAGAAGTTCCTTCTGATGAAGATATGTATGCTTATTATGCTCTTGCTGCAACAGCTGCAAAAGAGGCAGGAGTAACAATAATGCCTTATAATAACCCTGATGCAGCTGGATATCATGCAATCTCAACAAATACTCTTATTAAACTTGCTTCTTTACCTGAAGTAGCTGCTCTTAAGATATCGACGATAGATGTGTCTATTATTGAAACACTATTGTTAGTGAACAAAGATTTAAAAATCTTGGCAGGTGTTGACACTGTAACTGTATATGCTGGACTTGCTGGAGCATGCGGTGGAATTACAGGTGTCGGTACTATTTTCCCAAAAGCTAGTATTACTATGCAGGAGTACGTTTTAAAAGGAGAATGGGATGAGGCTCTAAAAGTTTCTCAGGCTATGAACTCTATTTCATATCTAGATGGTCAGCCACTTCTTATGGAATATCTTAAGTTTGCAATGGGACTTCATCATAATGATGTTGATGGAGGACTTCGTACACTTGGTAAAAAATTAACTCCTGAGCAAATTGAAGATGTTCGAGCAAGATATATTCTAGCAAAAGAAAGAATTGAAGGCTTGGGGTTATTAGATTAA